A single region of the Lycium barbarum isolate Lr01 chromosome 2, ASM1917538v2, whole genome shotgun sequence genome encodes:
- the LOC132627151 gene encoding probable receptor-like protein kinase At1g11050, which produces MKLIFFICFCHFLFPLSYALNSSCPINFDYIKTCKWDTSLCTEEPLEKSCCQTLRSLFGIGLAQHLKETSMFYLPNEDAALSCTSAFKAKLSSMSISQSFISKCMNETNDFVAKPSSCGGIVSMKDWMEKVGPNSLLDSSCTGDLGGLTRCSLCVDAGMKVNTYLVSLNPNSTNSRCFYFTVLYAAAIVSEFGPEDPRTAGCVLALPLANKARRSHHLSTETLLKLVFGFLGAFFGILGAIGFIILYKKWDKKRKQDALHQGYVTSVKSQILPNTGAKWFQIGELEQATKGFSQRNMIGQGGSGSVYKGTLSDGTLIAVKKILDMDSKGDEEFINEAEIISKIRHRNLLPLRGFCVTSDNLNGKGRYLVYDFMPNGSLDDHLFNVATERLSWPQRKNIILDVAKGLAYLHYGIKPSIYHRDIKATNILLDMDMKARVADFGLAKQSKEGQTHLTTRVAGTYGYLAPEYALYGQLTEKSDVYNFGIVILEIMSGRRVLDATNSSALLITDWAWTMVKSRNVEGVFDVSIREEGPKKVMERFVHVGILCAHVMVALRPTIEDALKMLEGDIDIPRLPDRPLPLGFESVESYSLHSDRFRDISISSSSNSLSRYIPK; this is translated from the coding sequence ATGAAACTTATCTTCTTCATCTGTTTTTGCCATTTTCTTTTTCCTCTGTCCTATGCTTTGAATTCTTCATGTCCAATAAACTTTGATTATATAAAAACCTGCAAATGGGACACTTCTTTATGCACAGAAGAGCCTTTGGAGAAGAGTTGCTGCCAAACACTCCGTAGTCTCTTTGGTATAGGACTAGCACAACACCTCAAAGAAACATCCATGTTTTATCTCCCAAATGAAGATGCTGCTCTTTCATGTACTTCAGCCTTCAAAGCCAAGCTCTCTTCCATGTCAATTTCCCAATCTTTTATCTCCAAATGCATGAATGAGACTAATGATTTTGTCGCTAAGCCTTCGAGTTGTGGAGGGATAGTCTCAATGAAAGATTGGATGGAAAAAGTAGGTCCCAATAGCCTACTTGACTCATCTTGTACTGGTGACCTTGGAGGGCTTACTAGGTGCAGCTTGTGTGTTGATGCTGGTATGAAGGTAAATACTTATTTGGTTTCTTTGAATCCGAATTCGACGAATAGTAGATGTTTTTATTTCACCGTCCTTTATGCTGCTGCTATAGTTAGTGAATTTGGACCCGAGGATCCAAGAACTGCTGGTTGTGTTCTTGCCTTGCCCTTGGCTAACAAGGCTAGAAGATCGCACCATCTTAGCACAGAAACTCTGTTAAAATTGGTTTTCGGGTTTTTGGGTGCTTTCTTTGGGATTTTGGGTGCTATAGGTTTTATTATTCTTTACAAGAAATGGGATAAAAAGAGAAAGCAAGATGCATTGCATCAAGGGTATGTGACTAGTGTTAAGTCCCAAATTTTGCCTAACACTGGGGCTAAGTGGTTTCAAATAGGTGAGCTTGAACAAGCCACTAAAGGATTCTCCCAAAGGAATATGATAGGTCAAGGAGGAAGTGGAAGTGTCTATAAAGGGACCCTTTCTGATGGTACTTTAATTGCTGTGAAGAAAATTCTTGATATGGATAGTAAGGGTGATGAGGAGTTTATTAATGAGGCTGAAATTATAAGCAAGATTAGGCATAGGAATCTTCTTCCTCTAAGAGGGTTTTGTGTTACAAGTGATAATTTGAATGGAAAAGGGAGGTATTTGGTTTATGATTTTATGCCAAATGGTAGTCTAGATGATCACCTCTTCAACGTTGCAACGGAACGATTATCTTGGCCTCAAAGAAAGAACATAATTCTTGATGTGGCTAAAGGGCTAGCTTACTTGCATTATGGAATCAAACCTTCAATTTACCACCGCGATATAAAGGCCACGAATATACTTTTGGACATGGATATGAAGGCAAGAGTTGCAGATTTCGGATTAGCTAAGCAAAGCAAAGAAGGACAAACTCATCTTACAACAAGGGTGGCTGGCACATACGGATATCTAGCACCCGAATATGCTCTTTATGGGCAGTTAACAGAGAAGAGCGATGTTTATAATTTTGGCATCGTAATCCTCGAGATCATGAGTGGAAGGAGGGTTCTTGATGCAACAAATTCTTCTGCACTTTTGATCACTGACTGGGCATGGACAATGGTGAAATCAAGAAATGTGGAAGGCGTTTTCGATGTGTCGATAAGGGAGGAAGGGCCAAAGAAAGTAATGGAGAGATTCGTTCATGTTGGGATACTTTGTGCTCATGTCATGGTAGCTTTAAGACCTACAATTGAAGATGCTTTGAAAATGCTTGAAGGTGATATTGATATTCCAAGATTACCAGATAGGCCACTTCCCCTTGGCTTTGAGTCAGTTGAATCATACTCATTACATAGTGATAGATTCAGAGATATTTCAATTAGCAGTAGCAGTAACAGTTTGTCAAGGTATATACCAAAATAG